The Novipirellula aureliae DNA window TGGGTGGACGCCGTTGCTATAACCTGATCCAACAAATCGAAGCTCCTTCCGCGGGTGCGACGACGGAGCGAGTTTGGAATGACCCCTGGCCAACGATCAACGTGACTTACCGCAACGTCGAAAGGGTTTATTTTCGAGTCGTACCGTTCGATTTCGAGGAATATGCGAAGTCCAATCGGTGGTCGCCGAACCAACGAGACCAAGAGCAACGGAAAACACTACTCGCTACCAAGCCGATCAAAGCATGGTCCGCAAAGCTGCCGAAAACCGAGGACTATCAGGAGAGACTCGAGCAAGTTCCGGTGCCAACCGACGTGCCATCTGGTTCGTATTTCCTAATCTCCAGTTACCGCGATGACTTTAGCGAAAAGGACAACCAACTTAGCATGACCGAGATTTGGGTTAGCAAGTTGGCGTTGGTGCTACGTACCGCGTACGGCAAGGGGACGGTCGAAGGATTCGTTCTCGATGCAAAAACGGGAGTGCCACAGTCCGACGCGGTCGTCCGCATGTGGGCGAGAAACAACCGCGGTGCTCGCACCGAATTGCCGACGCTGAGAACCGACTCGAACGGCTTGTTCCAATACAAAGGGGCGGGGCAAAATGGCCTGCTCCTTCACGCCGCCGCTGGCGGTGACGGGCTTTCGTCCGAAGACAATGTCTCCACCTACGAGACGAGAAATCAGCCAAAGACGATCGAGCAAACTCGGTTCTTTACCGATCGATCGATTTATCGACCTGGCCAATCGATTCGCTACAAAGGGATTTGTTTGCAGTTCAACCAAACGAGCAACCATTATCAAACGATTGCCAACGAAGACGTCACCGTTGTTTTCCGTGATGTGAATGGCAAAGAAATTGAAACCTCCCGTCATCGGACGAACGATTACGGCTCCTTTTCAGGCAGCGTCACCGCGCCGCGCGACCGTCTGATGGGATCGATGTCTCTGGCGGTCAAAGGGGGCCCGAACGGGCAAACTTCGATCCAAGTCGAAGAGTATAAACGACCAAAGTTCAAAGTAACAATTGATCCTGCAAAAGAAGCTGCGAAGCTTGGCGGCCTGGTCAAACTGGATGGCGATGCCACCGCTTACAGTGGTGCCGCGATCGATGACGCGCTCGTCAACTACCGGGTCGTCCGCGAAGTACGCTACCCGATTTGGTGGTCCTGGTCCTATGGCCGACTCTGGTTCCCAAACCAAACGGGCGGCGACCAAGAAATCACTCATGGAACAGCTCGTACCGATGCGAACGGGAAGTTCCAGGTCGAGTTTACTGCAACGCCTGATTTGTCGATCCCCAAAGAGAGCGAGCCAACGTTCGTCTACACGACTTATGTTGATGTGACCGATTCCGCAGGCGAAACGCGGTCCGATGAGCGAACGGTACGCGTCGGGTATACCGCACTATCCGCAGAGGTGACCGCGGACGATTGGCTAACCAGCAAGGAACCGGTGGAACTATCGATTCGCACCACGTCACTCGATGGCGAAGGACAGTCGGCAAAGGGAACCATCAAGGTCTACTCCCTTATTCAACCTGAAAAGGTCGTTCGTCCACAACTTTCTCAAACCATCTACGCTCGTCGCATGGGTACCCACCAAGCCCCGAAAGACATGTCGGACCCGAACTCGTGGGAACTGGGCGATCCAGTCGCCGAAGAATCGTTTGAAACCGATGGAGCGGGCAAGGCAAAATGGAGCGTCCCGCTCGAGGCTGGCATTTACCGTGTCAAGTTGGAAACGCGGGACCGTTTCGGCAAGGTAGTTTCCGCGTTATTGCCAATCGAAGTCCTCGATGTCGATGCCAAGAAGTTTGACATTCAAGTCCCTGAGCGATTCTTTGCTCAGAAAGATTCAGTCGAACCGGGCGAGACATTCCGAGCGGTTTGGGGTAGCGGCTATCCGACCGCTCGAGTGTTTGTCGAAATCGAACATCGCGGCAAAATCCTGAAGAGCTTTTGGTCCGACCCCAAGACGACTCAGTTGCTCATCGAACAACCAATCGACGAGTCGATGCGAGGTGGATTGAGCGTTCGCACGACGATGGTCCGCGAAAACCGAGCTTACCTGAACACTCGAAAAATTGATGTGCCGTGGTCCAACAAGAAGCTAACCGTCGAGTGGGAACACTTTGTGTCGAAACTGGCTCCAGCGGCCAAGGAGACTTGGACCGCAATCGTTCGCGGACCGGATGCCGAGAAGACGGCTGCTGAAATGGTGGCGACCCTGTACGATGCATCACTCGATGCGTTCCAAATGCACAACTGGCGAGATAGCTTTAACGTCTTTTACCAAGATCATTCGAATATGGGATTGAGTTTCCAAAATTCCCTACAACCACTCCAGCGACTTCACTATGGATGGCAAGTCGATAGGCGTGACGGCACGCTGACCTATCGGCACTATTCGAACCAGATCATTCAAAATCTGTGGGGCTATCAATTCGGTCGCCAGATGAGAAAATCCTATGCCTTTGGTGGTGCCCCGAGGGCTGAAAGCATGAACATGGGTGGTGGCGCGCCGATGCCAGCCGCAGCGATGAGCAGGTCAATGGCGGCCGATGGTGTATCGGCTGCAGACGAATCGATCGACATGGCCGATGCTGAAATGGCCGAATCGATGCCGGCTGATAAACAATCGCACCAAGCTGGTACCGAAGCGCCAGGCAGCAAAAAATTAGACCTTGGCAACGTTTCGGCTCGCAGCAACATGAACGAGACCGCGTTCTTCTTTCCGCATCTCATCGCCGACGATGATGGCAGCGTGCGGATCGAATTTACAATGCCCGAAGCACTCACCGAATGGAAATTCATGGGGTTTGCCCACGACACCGAATTGCGTGCTGGGCTATTGACCAGTACGACCGTGACAGCAAAGGACTTGATGGTCCAACCCAACGCACCACGTTTTGTTCGAGAAGGGGACGCAATCGAATTCACGGTGAAAGTCCTTAACCAATCACCGACCTCGCAAAGCGGGCAAGTTCGCTTGTCGTTCGCCGATGCAAGAAGTGGCAACAACGTTGACGATGCATTGTCCAACGATACCGGTGACCAATCCTTCGATATCCCCAGCGGTGAATCGCGGACACTTTCGTGGAAGATCAAAGTGCCCGAAGGGATCGGCTACCTAACCTACAAAGCCGTCGGTTCGACGGGCAAACTCTCGGATGGGGAAGAAGGTTATTTGCCTGTCTTGTCGCAGCGGATTTTGGTGACGGAATCGTTACCGCTGCCAATCCGAGGCAAGCAAACGAAATCGTTTGAGTTTGAGAAACTCATCCACTCGGGCGATTCGGATACGCTTCGTCATCAATCGTTGACATTGCAAGTCGCATCGAATCCATCATGGTACGCGGTGTTGGCACTTCCCTACTTGATGGAATATCCACATCAATGCAGCGAGCAAACGTTTAATCGTTTGTATGCGAATGCGTTGGCACGTCATATCGCCAACAGCGATCCCAAAATTGAGCGGATCTTTGAGCAGTGGCGAGGCACTCCGGCCCTCGACAGCCCACTCGAAAAGAACCAGGATCTGAAGTCGGTCATGCTGGAAGAAACCCCTTGGGTCCGCCAAGCGGATAACGAGAGCCAAGCTCGCCGGAACGTTGCCATATTGTTCGAGCAAAATCGATTGGACGACGAAACGAAACGAGCGTTGTTCAAACTAACCGAAATGCAAATGGAAGATGGAGCCTGGCCGTGGTTTCCGGGTGGACCGGCAAACGATTACATCACGCTTTACATCACGACCGGGTTCGGCAGAATGCGACATCTTGGGGTTGATGTCGATGCCGGCGCAGCCGTCCGCTCGCTCACGCGACTCGATAGCTGGGTCACAAAACGCTACAACGATATCAAACCTGCGGATCGTGACCGGAACCACTTGTCGACAACGATTGCGTTCTACTTGTACGGACGTTCTTTCTTCTTGAAGGACCAAGCGATCGCAGCAGAGCACCGTGAAGCCGTCGATTACTGGATCGCACAAGCCGAGGAACATTGGTTGAAGCTATCCTATCGACAATCGCAAGCCCATTTGGCGATTGCTCTCAAACGATTCGGCAAAACGAAACCTGCCGAAGCAATCATGCGTAGCATCAAAGAACGCAGCGTCAGCGATGATGAGATGGGCATGTATTGGCGAGAAAATGAATTGTCGTGGTGGTGGTATCGAGCACCAATCGAAACGCAAGCGATGATGATCGAAGCGTTTGACGAAGTCAGCAATGACCGCGAAGCGGTGGAAGATTGCAAGGTTTGGCTCCTAAAGCAGAAACAAACTCGCGATTGGAAAACAACGAAGGCGACTGCCGACGCGGTCTACGCATTGTTGCTTCGCGGCAGCGATTTGCTGGCCTCGAACGAATTGGTCCAAGTCGAACTAGACGGAAAGCCAATCGAGCCGACCGATGTCGAAGCCGGCACGGGTTTCTATCAGGAACGGTTCAGCAAAACAGAAATCAATCCTGAAATGGGTAACGTCACCATGCGAAAACTTGACGACGGCGTTGCTTGGGGCAGTTTACATTGGCAATACTTTGAAGATATCGCCAAGGTAACCCCCTACGAAGGTACGCCATTGACTTTGGAAAAACAGCTTTTTGTAAAAAAGAACACGTCGCAAGGACCTACGTTGACCGCAGTGGATGGACCGATTTCCGTGGGCGACGAATTGGTCGTGCGGATTGTGCTTCGCACCGATCGTGATATGGAATATGTCCACATGAAAGATTATCGCGGCAGCGGAACGGAACCAGTCAACGTGTTGTCAAGCTACAAGTATCAAGATGGGATCGGCTATTACGAATCGACTCGCGACACGGCAACCCATTTCTTTATTGACTACTTAGCGAAGGGCACGTACGTATTCGAATATAGCACTCGCGTCCAACTGCGAGGCGAATATCAAACCGGCTTGGCAACGATCGAGTGCATGTATGCACCGGAGTTCAATAGCCACAGCGAAAGCTTGCCGATCGTGGTGAAGTAGCGATCGCCGAATTTGGGGTCAAAGAGTCGTTTCGGCGATCGCCTCGGCTCTTTGACCATCGTTGCTCTTTGACCATCGTTGCTCTTTGACCATCGTTGCTTCCGCCGGGCTTCTCCCCCGGTTCCGAGCAGCAACGAGTGGTTGCCGTTGGTATCCTCCGCGGAGGCAAGTTGTAGCCCAAAGAACGGAAACCTGGACCCACTGACATTCCTGTCATGTCAACGCTGAGCAGTCCAGCCTGTCACCCCAACGGTTCAGGTTGCTTTCATTTGCACCAACGGGGACATTCGATTGGCTTCGATCGCCTTTTGTTGTTGCGCGAGCGGCACGAGTTCGTATCGCACATTGCGTTGCCGCGGTTCAAAGCCGTTTTCTGAGATTGCTTCACGGATTTGATCGAGCGTCAGGAAGTGTACGGTGCCAGCTTCAGCCACCACGTTTTCTTCTAACATCAGACTCCCCATATCATTGGCACCAAATTGCATTGCCAATTGGCCAATTTTCAATCCTTGGGTCACCCAACTACTCTGCAGATTGGCGATGTTGTCCAGATACAACCGGGAAACGGCCAGCGTTTTGAGATATTCAAACGAACCGACCGGCGGGATGTGCGACAGTTCCGTATGGTCGGGCTGGAATGTCCACCCGATGAACGCGGTGAAACCACCCGTTTCGTCTTGCAATTGACGAATCCGTTCGAGATGTTCTATCCGCTCGGCCAACGTTTCGACGTGTCCGAACATCATCGTTGCACTACTGACACCGCCGAGGTTGTGCCAAACTCGCATCACATGGAGCCAATCATCGGTCATGACTTTACCGCGAGTGATTTCGCTGCGGACGCGGTCGACTAGGATTTCGGCACCACCGCCGGGGATACTGCCTAGGCCGGCCGCTTTGAGTCGCGACAAAACCTCCTCGATCGAAAGGTTGTTGACCTTCGTGAAGTGATGAAGTTCGGGGGGGCTGAATCCGTGGACGTTCAAATCGGGAAACGCCGACTTGATGTCCTGAAGCATCTCTTCATACCAGTCGAGTTTGAACTTTGGATGAAGCCCACCTTGGAGCAGAATTTGATTTCCACCAAGATCAACGGTTTCTTCGATCTTCTTGAGAAGTTCCGCGCGAGGCAGAACGTATCCCTCCTCACTCTTCGGGCCTCGATAGAACGCGCAAAAGTCGCAAACAGCGGTGCAGATATTTGTGTAGTTGATATTCCGATCGATGTTATAAGTTCGATAGGGTTCGGGGTGCATACGCCGTGAAACGAAATCCGCGGCGCGGCCAATCGCAGCCAAATCGTGACTTTCGAGCAAACGCACTCCGTCGTCGACGCTAAGCCGCTGCCCAGCAATCGCTTTGTGCAAAATATCTTGAATCGACGACTTGGCTTGCGGTGTGGAAACGGTGGGTGGAGCAGGAGCGATCATTTTTTCGATAGACACGGTTTCAAGGGGAATCGTTCGGTTAGCAGGTTCAGAAGGCAAACTGCAACGATTGGGGACAAGACTCAATTTTTTAGCCAAACGATGGAACATTTCGAGCCCATTTTGTTCGCCTGGGCCAAAGTGGAAGTGTAGGTTCTCCAAAAAATAGCGATGAACGTCTTCTTTGGTCAGCCCATGAGAGGCAGCTTCTCGGTAGGCGATTTCTTCGGTTGCTTCGGCGCCGCCGTCTCGGCATTCCTCCAAAATCTTCGCTAATTTTGCCACGTCATCGGGTGGGATTCCAGGCCTTGCGGCCCAGACGGCGAACACGAAAGGCATTTCGGAAAAGCGGCACCAGCGATCACCGAGATCCCAAATCTCATGATAACAGCCTGGCTCGGGACGCATTGCCCGGTCCCCAATGAGCAGAATCGCGTCCGCGTCCACCTGTTCGGGAAGTTGATCGATCTTGAGGGGAACGATCTCAGGACGCAAATGATACATTTCCCAAAGCAAAACTTGAACCAGTGCTGCACTGGTTCGACTTCCCTCATCAAGAGCCAATCGTCTGATTTGGCCCGCTGGGACGCGACTCAATAGACGCACGCTCCACACGGGACCTCGGCAACCGATTACGGCGGTAGAGACCATTTGGTAAGCCGGGTCCGCCAAAAACTCAATGGAAGGAATCAGCGCGACATCGAGCTTGTCGCGGGCCAAATCATCCGCCAACCGACTCGGCAAATCAAACGATAAATGTCCAAACTCACCCAGTTTCCCCGCTAAACCATGCACCAGCGGCTTGGTATTCAGATAGGAAACCGCTCCTACACGAAGCATTTTTTGCATGGTCATGGGCTCCAATCGCGACATGGGGTCGGCAAGGCATCCGGCGGGTAAATTTGCCAAAAATAACACGACGCCGAAACGTCCAGCGTCATGGGTTTTAACCGGAAAACCGTAGGTTGAGGCAACAATCGCTCCAATATGAACAAAAACACAGGTGTGCGGTAGTGGATTCCGTGAAGGAGTGAACCGAAAAACGCGATATGGACCCCCGAGCGTCAGGATCTTTAACAAGATCCACTACACGAACCGGTAGTTTTCTCGCTTTTGCGTCGGGATCTTTAACAAGATCCACTACACGAACCGGTAGTTTTCTCGCTTTTGCGTCAGGATCTTTAACAAGATCCACTACACGAACCGGTAGTTTTCTCGCTTTTGCGTCAGGATCTTTAACAAGATCCACTACACGAACTGGTCAGGATCTTTAACAAGATCCACTACACGAACTGGTAATTTTCTCGCTTTCGTGCACCGATCTGGGAAAACATCCGCGATGCCGCTTGTCGAATGGTTGCCTTTGTGAATAGGATACTAGGGATGGAACAACGGCAGCAATAGTCGATGACATGAAGTTCCAACTCGTATTTACCAATTCAAGACTCGCCCGATGAGGGGTTTAACGACGATGGCAGTCAAATTAACGGAACGCGCCGCCGAGGAAGTCAAGCGGTTTCGAAAAGAACATAACTTTGATGAGAGCATGTTGCTTCGTATCGGCGTTGCCGGAGGCGGATGCAGCGGGTTCAATTACACATTGAATTTTGACGATAG harbors:
- a CDS encoding alpha-2-macroglobulin family protein; the protein is MSIRKCCFASFLVIASAAGVLVPTWILGQTTGQGQGEREMNVSKSGWEGVQEAINKGLPKTGIEKLEPIIENAKKSKDYPEAIKAIAMKIALEGNIQGNRPEEKIVRLEEEIEKAPAEMKPMMQSVLANWYWHFFQQNRWRFMQRTQTSEPMSDDINTWDLARILEEVSKHFDKALENERQLKSTPIADYDKLLEKGNAPDDLRPTLWDFVVYDALDFYQAAEQAGSRAEDAFDLMADSPVFSSVEDFLAWQPQTEDKSSATLKAITLYQRLLSFHQDDEDPSAFQDADLARLVFGNNQAFGEEKTTRFKAALSRFVEQYSADPIAARALHEWAQVVHGEDDYVKAHEIASRGMSQHPDSVGGRRCYNLIQQIEAPSAGATTERVWNDPWPTINVTYRNVERVYFRVVPFDFEEYAKSNRWSPNQRDQEQRKTLLATKPIKAWSAKLPKTEDYQERLEQVPVPTDVPSGSYFLISSYRDDFSEKDNQLSMTEIWVSKLALVLRTAYGKGTVEGFVLDAKTGVPQSDAVVRMWARNNRGARTELPTLRTDSNGLFQYKGAGQNGLLLHAAAGGDGLSSEDNVSTYETRNQPKTIEQTRFFTDRSIYRPGQSIRYKGICLQFNQTSNHYQTIANEDVTVVFRDVNGKEIETSRHRTNDYGSFSGSVTAPRDRLMGSMSLAVKGGPNGQTSIQVEEYKRPKFKVTIDPAKEAAKLGGLVKLDGDATAYSGAAIDDALVNYRVVREVRYPIWWSWSYGRLWFPNQTGGDQEITHGTARTDANGKFQVEFTATPDLSIPKESEPTFVYTTYVDVTDSAGETRSDERTVRVGYTALSAEVTADDWLTSKEPVELSIRTTSLDGEGQSAKGTIKVYSLIQPEKVVRPQLSQTIYARRMGTHQAPKDMSDPNSWELGDPVAEESFETDGAGKAKWSVPLEAGIYRVKLETRDRFGKVVSALLPIEVLDVDAKKFDIQVPERFFAQKDSVEPGETFRAVWGSGYPTARVFVEIEHRGKILKSFWSDPKTTQLLIEQPIDESMRGGLSVRTTMVRENRAYLNTRKIDVPWSNKKLTVEWEHFVSKLAPAAKETWTAIVRGPDAEKTAAEMVATLYDASLDAFQMHNWRDSFNVFYQDHSNMGLSFQNSLQPLQRLHYGWQVDRRDGTLTYRHYSNQIIQNLWGYQFGRQMRKSYAFGGAPRAESMNMGGGAPMPAAAMSRSMAADGVSAADESIDMADAEMAESMPADKQSHQAGTEAPGSKKLDLGNVSARSNMNETAFFFPHLIADDDGSVRIEFTMPEALTEWKFMGFAHDTELRAGLLTSTTVTAKDLMVQPNAPRFVREGDAIEFTVKVLNQSPTSQSGQVRLSFADARSGNNVDDALSNDTGDQSFDIPSGESRTLSWKIKVPEGIGYLTYKAVGSTGKLSDGEEGYLPVLSQRILVTESLPLPIRGKQTKSFEFEKLIHSGDSDTLRHQSLTLQVASNPSWYAVLALPYLMEYPHQCSEQTFNRLYANALARHIANSDPKIERIFEQWRGTPALDSPLEKNQDLKSVMLEETPWVRQADNESQARRNVAILFEQNRLDDETKRALFKLTEMQMEDGAWPWFPGGPANDYITLYITTGFGRMRHLGVDVDAGAAVRSLTRLDSWVTKRYNDIKPADRDRNHLSTTIAFYLYGRSFFLKDQAIAAEHREAVDYWIAQAEEHWLKLSYRQSQAHLAIALKRFGKTKPAEAIMRSIKERSVSDDEMGMYWRENELSWWWYRAPIETQAMMIEAFDEVSNDREAVEDCKVWLLKQKQTRDWKTTKATADAVYALLLRGSDLLASNELVQVELDGKPIEPTDVEAGTGFYQERFSKTEINPEMGNVTMRKLDDGVAWGSLHWQYFEDIAKVTPYEGTPLTLEKQLFVKKNTSQGPTLTAVDGPISVGDELVVRIVLRTDRDMEYVHMKDYRGSGTEPVNVLSSYKYQDGIGYYESTRDTATHFFIDYLAKGTYVFEYSTRVQLRGEYQTGLATIECMYAPEFNSHSESLPIVVK
- the mqnC gene encoding cyclic dehypoxanthinyl futalosine synthase — encoded protein: MIAPAPPTVSTPQAKSSIQDILHKAIAGQRLSVDDGVRLLESHDLAAIGRAADFVSRRMHPEPYRTYNIDRNINYTNICTAVCDFCAFYRGPKSEEGYVLPRAELLKKIEETVDLGGNQILLQGGLHPKFKLDWYEEMLQDIKSAFPDLNVHGFSPPELHHFTKVNNLSIEEVLSRLKAAGLGSIPGGGAEILVDRVRSEITRGKVMTDDWLHVMRVWHNLGGVSSATMMFGHVETLAERIEHLERIRQLQDETGGFTAFIGWTFQPDHTELSHIPPVGSFEYLKTLAVSRLYLDNIANLQSSWVTQGLKIGQLAMQFGANDMGSLMLEENVVAEAGTVHFLTLDQIREAISENGFEPRQRNVRYELVPLAQQQKAIEANRMSPLVQMKAT